One genomic segment of Gemmatimonadaceae bacterium includes these proteins:
- a CDS encoding cation:proton antiporter, translating into MSQHDVPHLLAVLVALLAATKVLGLVAQRFGQPSVVGELVAGIVLGRSLLGILDPADPVIHTLAELGVVVLLFEIGLHTDIRSLLKVGGEAMAVAVVGVVLPFALGYGVCALLGLPTLPSIVAGAALTATSIGISARTLSDLGQLRSAEGQIVLGAAVIDDVIGLVILSVVGGIVGGVTLSFWGIAGTTSIAVGFIAAALILGSLVVPPVFRFIDRLEASGTLGVAGLAFAFLLAWLASLAGSATIIGAFAAGLVLHNTPQRTRIESSTTTLGLFFVPIFFAAVGAEVALGAFADLSVLAVGSALLVVALVGKVAAGYAPFWVKARKLLIGVAMIPRGEVGLIFAKMGLATGVLTSELFSAITMMVLATTLLTPPLLAYMIRSEPYTPDDRDRPGLGGIDDLVAGTAETRAILPSDVPGTVCRYIHIALISSSVRYLV; encoded by the coding sequence ATGAGCCAGCACGACGTGCCACACCTTCTCGCCGTTCTCGTCGCGCTTCTGGCGGCCACGAAAGTGCTCGGTCTCGTGGCGCAGCGGTTTGGCCAGCCGTCCGTCGTCGGAGAGCTCGTTGCGGGGATCGTTCTCGGCAGATCGCTCCTCGGAATTCTCGATCCGGCGGACCCGGTCATTCATACGCTCGCCGAGCTGGGTGTGGTCGTGCTGCTTTTCGAGATCGGGCTTCACACCGACATCCGCTCGCTGCTCAAGGTTGGCGGCGAAGCGATGGCGGTCGCAGTCGTGGGAGTCGTCCTTCCATTTGCGCTCGGATACGGCGTCTGCGCCTTGCTCGGATTGCCGACGCTTCCTTCGATAGTCGCCGGAGCAGCGCTGACCGCAACCTCGATCGGCATTTCGGCGCGGACGCTTTCCGACCTCGGGCAGCTCCGAAGCGCCGAAGGTCAGATAGTGCTCGGCGCCGCTGTGATAGACGATGTCATTGGGCTCGTAATTCTCTCCGTGGTTGGCGGGATTGTCGGTGGTGTAACGTTGAGTTTCTGGGGAATCGCGGGAACGACTTCGATCGCGGTTGGATTCATCGCCGCTGCTTTGATTCTCGGAAGTCTGGTTGTCCCTCCGGTGTTCCGTTTCATCGACCGCCTCGAAGCGTCGGGGACACTGGGCGTGGCAGGACTTGCGTTTGCTTTTCTTCTCGCCTGGCTCGCATCGCTCGCCGGCTCAGCGACGATAATCGGCGCATTTGCGGCTGGACTCGTCCTGCATAACACTCCTCAGCGCACTCGCATCGAGAGTTCCACTACGACGCTTGGCCTGTTCTTCGTCCCGATTTTCTTCGCCGCAGTGGGAGCAGAAGTAGCACTCGGAGCCTTCGCGGATTTGAGTGTTCTGGCGGTAGGGTCAGCGCTTCTCGTCGTGGCACTCGTCGGCAAGGTTGCTGCCGGCTACGCTCCATTCTGGGTCAAAGCGCGAAAACTTCTCATTGGCGTAGCGATGATACCGCGGGGCGAGGTCGGACTGATCTTCGCCAAGATGGGCCTCGCTACAGGTGTGCTGACGTCCGAGCTCTTCAGCGCCATCACGATGATGGTGCTGGCCACGACGCTTCTCACCCCTCCGCTACTTGCGTACATGATACGCTCGGAACCCTACACGCCGGACGACCGTGACCGGCCCGGCCTGGGCGGTATCGACGATCTCGTCGCCGGAACTGCGGAAACGAGGGCTATTCTCCCGTCGGACGTGCCTGGCACGGTCTGCAGGTACATCCACATCGCCTTGATTTCGTCGTCCGTGAGGTATCTGGTGTAG
- a CDS encoding putative metal-dependent hydrolase codes for MFNREERNSKIAEIRDVPLIVRAAVQGLKDEQLDTPYRDGGWTVRQVVHHLADSHANAYLRFRWLATEDHPTIKTYDQDVWAALPDSRLAVDSSLKLLEGLHERWVAFLELLPDDAWSRRGFHPERGEVSIDDLLEIYADHGAHHAGQITDLRARKGW; via the coding sequence ATGTTCAATCGCGAAGAACGGAACAGCAAGATTGCCGAAATCCGGGATGTCCCGCTAATCGTAAGAGCCGCCGTGCAGGGACTGAAAGACGAACAGCTCGATACCCCCTATCGCGACGGCGGCTGGACGGTGAGGCAGGTAGTGCACCACCTTGCCGATTCGCACGCGAATGCGTACCTGCGCTTCAGATGGCTCGCAACCGAAGATCATCCGACGATCAAGACGTACGACCAGGATGTATGGGCGGCGCTGCCCGATTCCCGGCTGGCGGTGGACTCCTCGCTCAAGCTGCTGGAGGGACTTCACGAGCGATGGGTCGCGTTTCTCGAGCTGCTGCCGGACGACGCCTGGTCACGCCGGGGATTTCATCCCGAGCGCGGAGAAGTCAGTATCGACGATCTGCTGGAGATCTACGCCGATCACGGCGCGCATCACGCGGGACAGATCACCGATCTGAGGGCCAGAAAAGGCTGGTGA